In a single window of the Ooceraea biroi isolate clonal line C1 chromosome 8, Obir_v5.4, whole genome shotgun sequence genome:
- the LOC105280762 gene encoding cytosolic carboxypeptidase 6 — protein sequence MAFSEGRDPLEHTSLYQRAESEDSDAEGGLGNVNKLIMRPPGHSGKAKKGHICFDATFETGNLGRVDLISEFEYDLFIRPDTCGPRLRLWFNFTVDNVKADQRVIFNIVNISKSENLFRHGMTPLVKSSTRPKWQRIPREQVFYYKSAQHQNHYVLSFSFAFDREDDVYQFTLTYPYSYTRYLGHLDNLCSRLSCTKRETLAESMQKRNVELVTITSDLEDTERPRKVVVVLARVHPGESPSSFVCQGLMDFLVSAHPIAQIIREYVIFKIIPMLNPDGVFLGNYRSTAMGLDLNRSWNNISTWIHPTLHATRSLLQILDKDAQTPLDCVLDLHAHSNATGVFVYGNTYDDVYRYERHTVLPKLLAQHAEGYELLNTQYNQDHNKAGTARRYLCSTLKDQVNCYSIEVSMYGYKRKGISDVLPYTEEGYYRLGRNLARVFLEYYKLTGLIPLGLPDQPSNRRTRQSRQRHRLPREPRPRTVRTPATLHLASIYEYFQEEAEPLPSARYRSMSGTRMGQQPGTGIASETGTGVGGCRSRSYRFRSPGAPLERVQALTKRPAAEPRLTIIDFNQLTKGGLDLATSKNKPTVLRRNIKSRRCVAIVSSRSCEENIFSKL from the exons ATGGCATTCTCCGAGGGACGGGATCCTCTGGAGCACACTAGTCTTTATCAGCGCGCTG AAAGCGAGGACAGCGATGCCGAAGGTGGCTTGGGCAATGTGAACAAATTGATCATGAGACCACCTGGCCACAGTGGCAAAGCCAAAAAAGGACACATCTGTTTCGATGCTACCTTCGAAACAGGTAATCTCGGCAGAGTCGACCTAATTTCCGAATTCGAGTACGACCTTTTCATCAGGCCTGACACTTGCGGGCCGAGGTTACGTTTATGGTTCAACTTTACTGTAGATAATGTAAAGGCAGATCAACGAGTAATCTTCAACATTGTAAACATTTCGAAGAGTGAAAATCTCTTTCGACATGGCATGACGCCGCTAGTGAAGAGCAGCACTCGACCGAAATGGCAAAGGATACCGCGAGAACAG GTATTCTATTACAAATCGGCGCAACATCAGAATCACTACGTGCTGAGCTTCTCTTTCGCGTTTGACCGCGAAGACGATGTCTACCAGTTCACCCTAACTTATCCCTATTCGTACACTCGTTACTTGGGACACCTCGACAATCTGTGCAGCCGATTATCATGCACGAAGAGAGAGACGTTAGCCGAATCGATGCAAAAGAGAAACGTGGAACTTGTGACTATAACATCCGACCTCGAAGACACAGAACGACCTAGGAAAGTGGTTGTCGTCCTCGCTAGAGTTCACCCCGGCGAGTCGCCGTCCTCTTTCGTGTGTCAAGGGTTGATGGACTTCCTAGTCAGCGCGCATCCTATCGCTCAGATTATAAGAGAATACGTGATCTTCAAAATAATTCCCATGCTGAACCCCGACGGCGTCTTTCTTGGAAATTACAG ATCCACCGCGATGGGATTAGATCTGAATCGATCTTGGAACAATATCTCCACGTGGATTCATCCTACCCTACACGCGACCAGATCCCTGCTACAAATTCTCGACAAGGATGCGCAAACGCCATTGGACTGCGTGCTGGATTTGCATGCGCACAGCAATGCAACTGGAGTCTTTGTCTACGGGAATACTTACGACGACGTATACAG GTACGAGAGGCACACCGTCTTGCCGAAATTGCTAGCTCAGCATGCAGAGGGTTACGAATTGCTCAATACTCAATATAATCAGGATCATAATAAAGCTGGAACCGCTCGTCGGTATTTATGCTCTACTCTGAAGGACCAGGTCAATTGTTACAGCATAGAGGTATCTATGTATGGttataaaagaaaaggaaTATCTGACGTATTACCGTACACTGAAGAAGGTT ATTATAGGCTGGGACGCAATCTCGCTCGCGTCTTTCTAGAATATTACAAGCTTACTGGGCTTATCCCACTGGGGCTTCCCGATCAGCCGTCGAACCGGCGGACGCGTCAATCTCGACAGAGACATCGTCTTCCAAGAGAACCCAGGCCGAGAACAGTTAGGACTCCGGCGACTTTGCATCTCGCCAGCATTTACGA GTACTTTCAAGAGGAGGCTGAGCCGCTCCCGAGCGCACGCTACCGATCGATGAGCGGTACGCGGATGGGACAGCAGCCCGGAACTGGAATCGCGAGTGAAACTGGAACGGGCGTCGGCGGGTGCAGAAGCCGGAGCTACAGGTTCCGGAGCCCCGGGGCACCGCTCGAGAGGGTGCAAGCCCTGACGAAGCGACCCGCCGCCGAGCCTCGGCTCACCATTATCGATTTCAATCAGCTGACGAAAGGTGGTTTGGACCTCGCCACCAGTAAGAATAAGCCGACAGTCTTACGTAGAAACATCAAATCGCGTAGATGCGTAGCAATCGTTTCGTCTCGGTCTtgcgaagaaaatatttttagcaaaTTATAA